A single genomic interval of Paenibacillus macerans harbors:
- a CDS encoding AAA family ATPase — protein MKTLGLTLGKFAPLHKGHQFMIETALQEVDELIVVIYETDVTPIPLHIRAGWIRKLYPAVRVIEAWDGPDGYSNDREHEIREEQYILGLLDGEQVTHFYSSEFYGEHMSLALGAVDRRVDEARKEVPISATMIRSDPYKYREFISDIVYRDLITKVVFVGAMSTGKSTITEALAARHGTTFASEYGRDYWTEHQVNRRIGLEAFDEIALGHIEREEQALLRANRYLFVDTNAITTYMFALDYHGRAPELLTRIALENAQRYDLFFLCDDDIPYDDTWDRSGDQKRHVFHKQIIADLKERRIPFITLRGSLEERMRKVDEVLAGFKPYSNYFGELL, from the coding sequence ATGAAGACGCTGGGATTAACGTTGGGGAAGTTTGCGCCCCTGCACAAAGGGCATCAGTTTATGATCGAAACGGCGCTGCAAGAGGTGGATGAACTGATCGTCGTCATTTATGAGACGGATGTGACGCCGATTCCGCTGCATATTCGGGCCGGCTGGATCCGCAAGCTCTATCCGGCGGTCAGGGTGATTGAAGCCTGGGACGGCCCGGACGGCTATTCGAACGACCGCGAACATGAAATCCGCGAAGAGCAATATATTCTAGGCTTGCTAGATGGGGAGCAGGTGACGCATTTTTATTCCAGCGAGTTTTACGGGGAGCATATGAGCCTGGCGTTGGGCGCGGTGGACAGAAGGGTGGATGAAGCGCGCAAGGAAGTCCCGATTTCGGCGACGATGATCCGTTCCGATCCTTATAAATACCGGGAGTTTATCAGCGACATCGTATACCGGGACTTAATCACGAAGGTGGTGTTCGTGGGAGCGATGTCGACCGGCAAATCGACGATCACCGAGGCGCTCGCGGCGCGGCATGGGACGACGTTCGCCAGCGAGTACGGGCGCGACTACTGGACCGAGCACCAGGTAAACCGCCGGATCGGCCTGGAGGCGTTCGACGAGATCGCCCTCGGGCATATCGAGCGGGAGGAGCAGGCTTTGCTTCGGGCGAACCGGTATCTTTTTGTCGATACCAATGCGATTACCACGTATATGTTCGCCTTGGACTATCATGGAAGGGCGCCGGAGCTGCTGACCCGGATCGCCCTGGAAAACGCGCAGAGATACGACCTGTTTTTCCTGTGCGACGACGATATCCCGTACGACGATACGTGGGACCGCAGCGGCGACCAGAAGCGGCATGTTTTTCATAAACAGATTATCGCCGACTTGAAGGAACGCCGGATTCCCTTCATTACACTGCGGGGAAGCCTGGAGGAGCGGATGCGCAAAGTAGACGAAGTGCTGGCCGGCTTTAAGCCCTACAGCAATTATTTTGGCGAGCTCTTATAG
- a CDS encoding NUDIX hydrolase, translated as MDMLDRNGLTESEFLRRYSPGDYERPSVAADTVIFTVTDADADSYRKLPEKELRVLLIRRGGHPFLGQWALPGGFVRPDETTEQAAARELREETGVEDVYLEQLYTFSDVGRDPRTWVMSCSYMALVDSGQLQLQAGDDADAAAWFKVSYRLLRERKELIDGGFIKALQYELRLSSGEIELAAVVERTVTAKPASTATSYSIVSNDGLAFDHAKIIAYAIERLRGKVNYTDIALHLMPKLFTLTELQQVYEVILDKELLKAAFRRKVADLVTETDHYTENAGHRPSRLYRRNMEDYR; from the coding sequence GTGGATATGTTGGATCGCAACGGACTGACGGAAAGCGAATTTTTGCGGCGGTATTCGCCGGGGGATTACGAACGGCCCTCGGTGGCCGCGGACACGGTAATTTTCACCGTGACGGACGCGGATGCGGACAGTTACCGCAAGCTTCCGGAGAAGGAGCTGAGAGTACTGCTCATTCGGCGGGGCGGGCATCCCTTTCTGGGCCAATGGGCGCTGCCGGGCGGTTTTGTCCGGCCGGATGAAACGACGGAGCAAGCCGCGGCGCGGGAGCTGCGGGAGGAGACCGGCGTAGAAGACGTTTACCTGGAGCAGCTGTACACGTTCAGCGACGTGGGGCGCGATCCCCGCACCTGGGTAATGAGCTGCAGTTATATGGCGCTGGTGGACAGCGGCCAATTGCAGCTGCAGGCGGGGGACGACGCTGACGCTGCCGCCTGGTTCAAGGTATCCTACCGGCTGCTGCGGGAGCGGAAGGAACTGATCGACGGCGGTTTCATCAAGGCGCTGCAGTATGAGCTTCGGCTCAGCTCCGGCGAGATTGAACTGGCCGCGGTTGTGGAGCGGACGGTGACCGCGAAGCCGGCTTCGACGGCTACATCATATTCCATCGTGTCCAACGACGGACTGGCTTTTGATCATGCGAAGATTATCGCCTATGCTATTGAGCGCTTGCGGGGAAAGGTGAATTACACGGATATCGCGCTTCATTTGATGCCGAAGCTGTTTACTTTAACGGAGCTGCAGCAGGTGTACGAGGTAATTTTGGATAAAGAGCTGCTGAAGGCGGCCTTCCGGCGCAAAGTGGCCGACCTTGTCACGGAAACGGATCATTACACGGAAAATGCGGGCCACCGGCCATCGCGTTTATATCGAAGAAACATGGAGGATTACCGATGA
- a CDS encoding NADAR family protein, with translation MIYGIEELRKAYVAGKTFKFVFFWGHTPPKDGSVDKSCFSQWWMSPFTVEGTEYSCAEQFMMAEKARLFGDDEMLAAIMQAKHPKEMKAYGRAVRNFDKDVWDRECYGIVKRASLAKFSQNSQLGDYLKSTKNRILVEASPRDRIWGIGMGQSNPDVENPLKWRGKNLLGFALTEARDEMLREEGDKL, from the coding sequence ATGATTTACGGAATTGAAGAATTGCGAAAAGCTTACGTGGCCGGAAAAACGTTCAAGTTCGTGTTTTTCTGGGGGCATACGCCGCCCAAAGACGGAAGCGTGGATAAGAGCTGCTTCAGCCAGTGGTGGATGAGTCCGTTCACTGTAGAGGGGACGGAGTACTCCTGCGCAGAGCAGTTTATGATGGCGGAAAAGGCCCGGCTGTTCGGGGATGATGAGATGCTGGCGGCGATCATGCAGGCGAAACATCCCAAGGAAATGAAAGCGTACGGGCGCGCGGTCCGAAACTTTGACAAGGATGTCTGGGACAGAGAGTGCTACGGTATCGTCAAGCGGGCCAGCTTGGCGAAATTTTCACAGAATTCGCAACTGGGGGATTACCTGAAATCAACGAAAAACCGCATTCTGGTGGAAGCCAGCCCGCGGGACCGCATTTGGGGGATCGGCATGGGCCAGTCCAACCCGGATGTGGAGAATCCGCTGAAATGGCGGGGCAAAAACCTGCTGGGGTTCGCACTGACCGAAGCGCGGGACGAAATGCTGAGAGAAGAAGGGGATAAACTATGA
- a CDS encoding TIGR02452 family protein, with the protein MNRKEIAADTLRIQRQGFYEFEGRRVDFAAVQKRSEEGSELITPGQGAELVKTYRMQPRSQQAAKYSVANEATVKAILDFAAAGQDRVGVLNFASAKNPGGGFLNGAMAQEESLAASSGLYETQLRNEGYYAANRAYRSMMYTDHAIYSPDVVFFRDERFNLLERPVTASVLTLPAVNYGQVLLKGEDPEEAKRVMKDRMRLALAIFANQGDTHLILGAYGCGVFRNDPVQVARWWLELLDDEGWGSLFAEIRFAVLDSSKDGKCIRAFEHAFHD; encoded by the coding sequence ATGAATCGAAAAGAAATTGCCGCGGATACCTTGCGGATTCAGCGGCAAGGCTTCTATGAATTTGAAGGGCGCCGGGTTGATTTTGCCGCGGTGCAGAAGCGCTCGGAAGAGGGAAGCGAGTTGATTACTCCCGGCCAGGGGGCGGAACTGGTAAAAACTTATCGTATGCAGCCACGATCACAGCAAGCTGCGAAGTATTCCGTCGCGAACGAGGCCACCGTAAAAGCGATCCTCGATTTTGCGGCAGCGGGCCAAGACCGGGTCGGCGTGCTGAACTTCGCCAGCGCGAAAAATCCGGGCGGCGGATTTTTGAACGGCGCGATGGCCCAGGAAGAAAGTTTGGCGGCCTCCAGCGGGCTGTACGAAACGCAGCTGCGCAACGAAGGTTACTATGCCGCAAATCGCGCCTACCGTTCCATGATGTACACGGACCATGCCATTTACTCGCCTGATGTGGTCTTCTTCCGCGATGAGCGGTTTAACCTGTTGGAACGGCCGGTTACGGCTTCGGTCTTGACGCTGCCCGCCGTCAACTACGGGCAGGTTCTGCTCAAAGGAGAAGATCCGGAAGAAGCAAAGCGGGTGATGAAAGACCGGATGCGGCTAGCTTTGGCGATCTTCGCCAACCAAGGCGATACGCATCTCATTCTGGGCGCGTACGGCTGCGGCGTGTTCCGGAATGATCCGGTGCAGGTGGCCCGCTGGTGGCTGGAGCTGCTGGATGATGAGGGCTGGGGATCGTTGTTCGCGGAAATCCGGTTCGCGGTATTGGATAGCTCGAAAGACGGCAAATGCATCCGCGCTTTCGAGCATGCGTTTCATGACTAA
- a CDS encoding IS110 family transposase, whose product MQSTTKFVGLDVSKEKISVAIADASGETPRYYGSIPHTPAALRKLIKELGPAETLSFCYEAGPTGYETYRWITSMGAHCVVIAPSLIPKRPGDHVKTDRRDAEQLARLFRAGELTPVYVPEREDEALRELVRAREAAKEDTHRARQRILKFLLRHHIEPPATIKRRWTRKYRSWLEQLTFPYEPMQVAFDEMLHTLNEIEQRMGRLEKALVQQATVGSKATLIRVLQSLRGIGLLTAVTLAAEIGSFTRFRSPAQLMAYLGLVPRESSTGLSTRRGSMTKAGNGRLRRSLVESAWSYRHRPAVKGDLAKRLDGMPADIQLLSWKAQERLHYKYRHLIFGKNKHKNVAVGAVARELTGFIWAVARTVEQPVAN is encoded by the coding sequence ATGCAGTCTACCACAAAATTCGTCGGTTTAGATGTATCCAAAGAAAAAATTTCGGTTGCTATTGCAGATGCAAGCGGTGAAACTCCTCGCTATTACGGGAGCATTCCTCACACCCCGGCGGCGCTGCGCAAGCTGATCAAAGAACTGGGACCGGCCGAAACGCTATCGTTTTGTTATGAGGCAGGTCCGACAGGTTACGAAACCTATCGCTGGATCACCTCCATGGGAGCCCATTGCGTTGTCATTGCTCCGTCGCTTATTCCCAAACGCCCTGGTGATCACGTGAAGACGGATCGACGGGACGCCGAGCAGCTTGCCCGTCTGTTTCGTGCAGGAGAATTGACTCCTGTCTACGTCCCGGAGCGGGAAGACGAGGCTTTGCGGGAGTTGGTTCGCGCCCGGGAGGCCGCCAAAGAGGACACGCATCGGGCACGCCAGCGGATATTGAAGTTCCTGCTCCGCCATCACATCGAACCGCCGGCTACGATAAAGCGTCGTTGGACCCGGAAGTACCGTTCCTGGCTGGAGCAACTGACATTCCCTTATGAGCCCATGCAAGTAGCCTTCGACGAGATGCTCCATACCTTAAATGAGATCGAGCAGCGGATGGGGCGTTTGGAAAAAGCCTTGGTTCAGCAAGCCACGGTCGGCTCCAAGGCAACTCTGATTCGGGTGCTTCAGTCCCTGCGTGGGATTGGACTACTGACGGCCGTCACTCTAGCTGCTGAGATCGGTTCATTTACTCGCTTCCGCTCCCCGGCCCAACTCATGGCGTATTTAGGGTTGGTTCCTCGTGAGAGTTCAACCGGCCTGAGTACTCGGCGCGGAAGTATGACCAAAGCCGGTAACGGGCGCTTGCGCCGATCCTTGGTGGAATCCGCCTGGAGCTACCGTCATCGGCCTGCGGTGAAAGGAGATCTCGCCAAGCGTTTGGATGGCATGCCGGCCGATATACAACTGTTGTCGTGGAAAGCGCAAGAAAGATTGCATTACAAATACCGTCATCTCATTTTTGGAAAGAACAAACACAAAAATGTGGCCGTAGGCGCGGTGGCCAGGGAGCTAACCGGGTTCATATGGGCTGTTGCTCGAACGGTGGAACAACCGGTGGCTAACTAA
- a CDS encoding Gfo/Idh/MocA family protein, giving the protein MKTLGSAGSAKIRTGIIGGSLNNQWASRTHIPALTQSTCHEITAIATSNMASAKESAAALGVTQTFDDYRELVRSENVDLVVVSVKVPHHYEMIKEAIAAGKHVYSEWPLAVTSEEAEELAELASQKGIHHAVGLQARQSPALLDAKNRISRGDIGRVLSASMAVSTPGKGGFTEQNAIYLLEEKYGATLLSINGGHSLDALSFVLGDLKEVYATMNSNYSEAKVLGTGETVPKDTADQIMVHGMLESGASVSVHIQGGTYPKFELEIQGEKGVIRISQPQSQGHVQFGGLVVEQALYPLGHLGSYGDHETLQRVYDETEDGSVTVNQVLKAHRLLAEDIRQGTFQAPGFHEAARLHRLLETIRQSALTGERLSTI; this is encoded by the coding sequence ATGAAAACGCTGGGTTCAGCAGGTTCAGCAAAAATACGCACTGGGATCATCGGAGGGTCGTTAAACAATCAATGGGCCAGCCGGACTCATATTCCGGCCCTTACCCAAAGCACATGCCATGAAATTACCGCCATTGCCACCTCGAATATGGCATCCGCCAAGGAGAGTGCCGCTGCACTGGGTGTCACCCAGACTTTCGACGACTATCGGGAACTGGTGCGGTCCGAAAATGTGGATTTGGTGGTCGTCAGCGTCAAGGTTCCCCATCATTACGAAATGATCAAGGAGGCCATCGCCGCAGGAAAACATGTGTACAGCGAATGGCCGCTTGCCGTCACATCGGAAGAGGCGGAGGAACTGGCGGAGCTGGCTTCCCAAAAAGGGATTCATCATGCGGTCGGCTTGCAAGCTAGACAGTCGCCTGCGCTGCTGGATGCGAAGAACCGCATTTCGCGCGGAGACATCGGCCGGGTGTTATCCGCCTCCATGGCGGTATCCACCCCGGGCAAGGGAGGGTTTACGGAACAGAACGCCATCTATCTGCTCGAGGAAAAGTACGGGGCTACCTTGCTATCGATTAACGGGGGACACTCGCTTGACGCGCTTAGCTTTGTGCTGGGAGATTTGAAAGAAGTTTACGCAACCATGAACAGCAATTATTCAGAGGCTAAGGTGCTGGGAACCGGAGAAACCGTGCCGAAAGATACGGCCGATCAAATCATGGTTCACGGCATGCTCGAAAGCGGGGCATCAGTATCGGTCCATATTCAGGGCGGCACCTATCCCAAATTTGAATTGGAGATTCAAGGGGAGAAAGGGGTCATTCGCATTTCCCAGCCCCAGTCCCAAGGTCATGTTCAGTTCGGGGGATTGGTGGTCGAGCAGGCGCTGTATCCGTTAGGACACCTTGGGAGTTACGGAGATCACGAGACTCTCCAAAGGGTGTACGATGAGACCGAAGATGGTTCAGTAACCGTGAATCAAGTTCTGAAGGCTCACCGGTTGCTGGCAGAGGATATCCGCCAGGGGACGTTTCAGGCCCCCGGCTTTCATGAGGCCGCCCGCCTGCACCGTCTGCTGGAAACGATTCGGCAATCCGCCCTTACCGGCGAACGGCTCAGCACAATCTAA
- a CDS encoding LysR family transcriptional regulator — MDIDNMKAYVTVAELKSLSAAAIKMNHLQSNMTAKIKKIEAHYGQQLFIRSAKGMELTSEGRKLYRQYKKMLVLWEETELDMSRREMKLRLGTMQSVFGKDLTDALTRLYESHADLSVTLKTGTTLSMEHELIQGNIDLAFTIGKADSPQLSYKKLGTEEMVLIGKRFASGLSLESCLHGENWIILTRDCLYAAILERLYAELDLEKGEVTEVGILDTLLQLTSLGMGISLMSKNIVMQHGFSAYTQLPEPFRYVDKYLVTRAGYELSPLEKSFVETSHFL; from the coding sequence ATGGATATCGACAATATGAAAGCTTACGTTACCGTCGCCGAATTAAAAAGCCTGTCTGCCGCAGCCATCAAAATGAACCATCTGCAGTCCAACATGACGGCCAAGATCAAAAAAATCGAAGCCCATTACGGGCAGCAGCTGTTCATTCGGAGTGCCAAAGGCATGGAGCTGACGTCGGAGGGACGGAAGCTGTACCGCCAGTACAAAAAAATGCTCGTTTTATGGGAAGAGACCGAGCTGGATATGAGCCGGAGGGAGATGAAGCTCAGGCTGGGCACTATGCAATCCGTCTTCGGCAAAGATCTCACGGACGCCCTGACCCGCTTATATGAGAGCCACGCCGATTTATCCGTAACGCTAAAGACCGGGACCACGCTGTCGATGGAGCACGAATTGATCCAAGGCAACATCGATTTGGCCTTCACCATTGGCAAGGCCGATTCGCCGCAGCTGAGTTACAAAAAGCTGGGGACGGAGGAGATGGTGCTCATCGGCAAAAGGTTCGCCAGCGGGCTGAGCCTGGAGAGCTGTCTGCACGGGGAGAACTGGATCATTTTGACCCGGGACTGCTTGTACGCAGCGATTCTGGAACGGCTGTATGCCGAGCTTGACCTTGAAAAAGGGGAAGTCACGGAAGTTGGGATCCTGGATACCCTCCTTCAGCTGACCTCCCTTGGCATGGGCATCTCCTTGATGTCCAAGAATATCGTGATGCAGCACGGATTTTCGGCATATACCCAGCTTCCCGAACCGTTCCGCTATGTGGACAAGTATTTGGTTACCCGCGCGGGGTATGAGTTGTCTCCCCTGGAAAAAAGCTTCGTGGAAACGAGCCACTTCCTATAA
- a CDS encoding phytoene desaturase family protein translates to MNHYDVVIVGAGIGGLTCGARLSALGYKVGVFDQHYLPGGYATNFQRKGYTFDAALHGVGALGQGQGFYQILQASGVMQYIQPLPKEHPYSIRWKGEKFDIPQDAGAYLALLQRRFPEEKEGIARLFDAIRRLSAEMKFLNDPGIAGWIKALGFWAKCPTLVQWSKLTTAQVIERYVKSAEFMSFFTVLWPYYGLPPQRLSALYFFIPWLGYHFEGTYYIQGGAQALSDALVYVIEQNGGKVHLRQEVTEILIHEKKARGIRTQKGLEFTADWVVSNASPEHTLGPLIHHHPRAEKYRKRLVEHEIGPSLTQLYIGLSCPPEELGIVEEDLLLAEETDHQADYDNAIQGKYAAANLGLTNYNKMDPALNRSDRGVLAVTLIDDIGNWPERGEAYTRKKQEVTDILLQRLESSYPGIKERIALLELGTPRTMERYTKNPRGAVYGFAQTVNQSGIKRTPRKTPFAGLSLVGAWTQPGGGFQGAATSGFLEAQRIHKQLQLRKNRG, encoded by the coding sequence ATGAATCATTACGATGTGGTTATCGTAGGCGCAGGGATCGGGGGATTAACCTGCGGGGCGAGACTGTCCGCCCTGGGTTATAAAGTCGGCGTGTTCGATCAGCATTATTTGCCCGGAGGATATGCCACCAATTTCCAGCGCAAGGGATACACCTTTGACGCGGCTTTGCACGGGGTCGGCGCGCTGGGCCAGGGACAGGGTTTTTATCAAATTTTGCAGGCGAGCGGGGTGATGCAATACATTCAACCTCTGCCCAAAGAACATCCTTATTCGATCCGCTGGAAAGGCGAAAAGTTCGACATCCCCCAAGACGCCGGCGCGTATCTGGCGCTGCTTCAGCGGCGTTTTCCGGAGGAGAAGGAGGGGATTGCCCGCTTGTTTGATGCAATCCGCCGGCTTTCCGCAGAAATGAAGTTCCTGAACGATCCCGGCATTGCCGGCTGGATAAAAGCCTTGGGCTTTTGGGCCAAATGTCCGACGCTGGTCCAATGGTCCAAATTAACCACCGCGCAGGTGATCGAGCGGTATGTGAAGTCCGCGGAGTTCATGAGCTTTTTTACCGTCCTCTGGCCTTATTACGGGCTGCCGCCGCAGCGGCTTTCCGCGCTTTATTTTTTCATTCCCTGGCTGGGGTATCATTTCGAAGGCACTTACTACATTCAAGGCGGCGCCCAGGCATTATCCGATGCGCTCGTCTATGTGATCGAACAAAACGGAGGCAAGGTGCATCTGCGGCAGGAAGTAACCGAAATCCTGATTCACGAAAAAAAAGCCCGCGGAATCCGCACCCAAAAAGGGCTGGAATTCACGGCCGACTGGGTCGTTTCCAACGCCAGCCCCGAGCATACGCTGGGGCCGTTGATCCATCACCATCCACGGGCCGAGAAATATCGAAAGCGCCTTGTAGAGCACGAAATCGGCCCATCGCTGACGCAGCTTTATATCGGGCTTTCCTGCCCTCCGGAAGAACTCGGCATCGTGGAAGAAGACCTTCTTTTGGCGGAGGAAACGGATCATCAGGCCGATTACGATAACGCGATCCAAGGAAAATATGCCGCCGCCAATTTGGGATTAACCAACTACAACAAAATGGATCCCGCCTTAAACCGCAGCGACCGCGGCGTGCTGGCCGTTACCTTGATCGATGATATCGGCAACTGGCCGGAGCGGGGCGAAGCCTACACGCGGAAAAAGCAAGAGGTCACCGATATTCTCCTGCAGCGTCTGGAAAGCAGCTATCCCGGCATAAAGGAACGTATCGCCTTGCTGGAGCTCGGCACGCCGCGCACCATGGAGCGTTACACGAAAAATCCGCGCGGCGCCGTTTACGGTTTTGCGCAAACCGTCAACCAATCCGGCATCAAGCGCACCCCGCGGAAAACCCCTTTTGCCGGCCTGTCTCTGGTCGGGGCCTGGACCCAGCCCGGCGGGGGTTTCCAGGGGGCGGCCACCTCGGGTTTCCTGGAAGCCCAGCGCATTCACAAACAGCTGCAGCTGCGGAAAAATCGGGGATAG
- the nspC gene encoding carboxynorspermidine decarboxylase has translation MRFEELPTPCYVVDEALLEKNLRILSGVMERTGAKIILAQKAFSMYTLYPLIGEYLSGTAASGLYEARLGHEEMGKENHVFSPAYREDQIDEIIGLCDHIIFNSFSQVEKYRDKVLAAGKKIGLRINPECSTQVGHDIYNPCAVGSRFGVTIEHFRPEQLGGISGLHFHTLCQQNSDDLATTLDAIEEKFGPWLSQLEWINFGGGHHITREDYDIPLLEQCIKRMQDKYGLQVYLEPGEAVALNAGYLITTVLDTMQNGMDIAILDTSASCHMPDVLEMPYRPPLFGSGEPGEKPYTYRLGGPTCLSGDTIGDYSFDQPLKSGDRLVFGDMAIYSMVKNTTFNGMPLPALVVQHKDGDCEVLHEFGYEDFKMRLA, from the coding sequence ATGCGTTTTGAGGAACTGCCTACCCCTTGCTACGTAGTGGATGAAGCCCTTTTGGAAAAAAATCTCCGCATCCTCAGCGGGGTCATGGAGCGCACCGGCGCCAAAATCATTTTGGCCCAAAAAGCGTTCTCGATGTACACCCTGTATCCGCTGATCGGAGAGTATTTGAGCGGTACGGCGGCCAGCGGGTTGTATGAAGCGCGGCTGGGGCACGAGGAGATGGGGAAGGAGAACCACGTCTTCTCCCCGGCCTACCGCGAAGATCAGATCGACGAAATTATCGGGCTGTGCGATCATATTATTTTCAATTCGTTTTCCCAAGTGGAAAAATATCGCGATAAAGTGCTCGCCGCCGGTAAAAAAATCGGCCTCCGCATCAATCCCGAATGCTCCACGCAGGTCGGGCACGATATCTACAATCCGTGTGCGGTAGGTTCCCGGTTCGGCGTGACGATCGAGCATTTCCGGCCCGAGCAACTGGGCGGGATTTCCGGTCTGCATTTTCACACGCTTTGCCAGCAGAATTCGGATGATTTGGCCACCACGCTCGATGCGATCGAAGAGAAGTTCGGACCGTGGCTGTCGCAGCTGGAGTGGATCAACTTCGGCGGCGGCCACCATATCACCCGGGAGGATTACGATATCCCCCTGCTGGAACAATGCATCAAACGGATGCAGGACAAATACGGCTTGCAGGTGTACCTGGAGCCCGGAGAAGCCGTGGCCTTGAATGCCGGTTACCTGATTACGACCGTGCTCGACACAATGCAAAACGGCATGGATATCGCCATCCTCGACACGTCGGCCTCGTGCCATATGCCCGATGTGCTCGAAATGCCTTATCGTCCGCCGCTGTTCGGTTCCGGGGAACCGGGAGAGAAGCCGTACACGTACCGGCTTGGCGGGCCGACCTGCCTGTCCGGCGATACGATCGGCGACTACTCGTTTGATCAGCCTTTGAAGAGCGGCGACCGGCTGGTGTTCGGCGACATGGCGATTTATTCGATGGTGAAGAACACCACGTTCAACGGCATGCCGCTTCCCGCCCTCGTGGTTCAGCACAAAGACGGCGATTGCGAAGTTCTGCATGAGTTTGGATATGAGGATTTTAAGATGAGATTGGCATAA